A DNA window from Massilia putida contains the following coding sequences:
- a CDS encoding alpha-L-fucosidase — protein sequence MKRRVFLAGSMLACTASGWGATRTAPAPWGAVPNARQLRWHALEACAFVHFGMNTLTGREWGDGSDPPSTFDPSGFDADQIAQCARDAGLRGLIFTAKHHDGFCLWPSAHTEYSIRNSPFRDGKADLVRDMADACRRHGLAFGVYLSPWDRHHADYGRPAYVDYFRNQLRELLTQYGDIFEVWFDSANGGDGYYGGMRGVRRIDAASYYDWPTTWRLVHELQPMAAVWGTVGSELRWVGNEAGYAGDPCWATMDTGPFEVEKNLHGVRNGAVWRPAEVDVSIRPGWFWKAREDAQVKTPAGLLTIYLESVGRGAGLLLNIAPDRAGRVPDRDAASLRDWGALLRQTFATNLARGANVQASSEHPGYAAAQLIADTDGYWCAEEGATSAGVELVLAGERAFDLVRLREHLPLGQRVGAFAIDAWRDGAWAEIAHGTSVGSQRLLRLAQPVRTDRVRLRVLDAVASPALRGFGLFLLPAAAAVPRAPAQQARGPHLRVLAASSPGAAALLDGDPDTFWLARGAPPQVTLALDERTTLVAIALLPARHLPPGAGHPLRCLVQVGTDTGHWVTTVDAELANVAANPIEQYLPFDRPHATRFVRVRITRARDGLPAAIAGIAAIPSNSPESP from the coding sequence ATGAAGCGACGGGTTTTTCTCGCCGGCTCCATGCTGGCCTGCACCGCCAGCGGATGGGGCGCGACGCGCACGGCGCCCGCACCGTGGGGCGCTGTCCCGAACGCGCGGCAGCTGCGCTGGCACGCGCTGGAGGCCTGCGCCTTCGTCCACTTCGGCATGAACACGCTGACGGGACGCGAGTGGGGCGACGGCAGCGATCCTCCATCCACGTTCGATCCGTCCGGATTCGACGCCGACCAGATCGCGCAGTGTGCGCGCGACGCCGGGCTGCGCGGCCTGATCTTCACGGCGAAACACCACGACGGCTTTTGCCTGTGGCCCAGCGCGCATACCGAGTACAGCATCCGCAATAGTCCGTTCAGGGACGGCAAGGCGGACCTCGTGCGTGACATGGCCGACGCCTGCCGCCGGCACGGGCTGGCGTTCGGCGTCTACCTGTCGCCATGGGACCGCCACCATGCGGACTACGGGCGCCCGGCCTATGTGGACTATTTTCGCAACCAACTGCGGGAACTGCTGACGCAATACGGCGACATCTTCGAAGTGTGGTTCGACAGCGCGAACGGCGGCGACGGCTATTACGGCGGCATGCGCGGCGTGCGCCGCATCGATGCCGCGAGCTATTACGACTGGCCGACGACGTGGCGCCTCGTCCACGAACTGCAGCCGATGGCGGCCGTCTGGGGCACGGTGGGGTCGGAGCTGCGCTGGGTCGGCAATGAAGCCGGCTACGCGGGCGATCCATGCTGGGCCACGATGGACACGGGGCCGTTCGAGGTCGAGAAAAACCTGCACGGCGTGCGCAACGGCGCCGTGTGGCGGCCGGCCGAGGTGGATGTGTCGATCCGGCCCGGATGGTTCTGGAAGGCGCGCGAGGATGCACAGGTCAAGACGCCCGCCGGGCTGTTGACGATCTATCTGGAATCGGTGGGACGGGGCGCCGGCCTGCTGTTGAACATCGCGCCGGACCGCGCGGGGCGCGTACCGGACCGGGATGCGGCCAGCCTGCGGGACTGGGGCGCGCTGCTGCGGCAGACGTTCGCCACCAATCTGGCACGGGGCGCGAACGTCCAGGCAAGCAGCGAGCATCCGGGTTATGCGGCCGCGCAGCTGATCGCGGATACCGATGGGTATTGGTGCGCGGAGGAGGGCGCGACCTCGGCCGGCGTCGAACTCGTGCTGGCGGGCGAACGCGCCTTCGACCTCGTGCGCCTGCGCGAACACCTGCCGCTCGGGCAGCGCGTCGGCGCGTTCGCCATCGATGCGTGGCGTGACGGCGCATGGGCCGAGATCGCGCACGGCACGTCCGTCGGCAGCCAGCGCCTGTTGCGGCTCGCGCAGCCGGTGCGCACGGATCGGGTGCGCCTGCGCGTGCTCGACGCCGTCGCCAGCCCGGCCTTGCGCGGCTTCGGACTGTTCCTGCTGCCGGCGGCAGCCGCCGTTCCCCGCGCCCCTGCGCAACAGGCGCGGGGGCCGCATCTGCGTGTGCTGGCCGCCAGCTCGCCCGGCGCCGCCGCGCTGTTGGACGGCGACCCGGACACGTTCTGGCTGGCGCGCGGCGCACCGCCGCAGGTCACGCTCGCATTGGACGAGCGCACGACATTGGTCGCCATCGCCCTGCTGCCGGCCCGTCATCTGCCGCCGGGCGCCGGCCATCCGTTGCGCTGCCTCGTACAGGTCGGCACCGACACGGGACACTGGGTCACGACGGTCGATGCCGAACTGGCCAACGTGGCCGCGAACCCCATCGAGCAATACCTGCCATTCGACCGTCCGCACGCGACGCGCTTCGTGCGCGTGCGCATCACGCGCGCCCGCGACGGCCTGCCGGCCGCCATCGCGGGCATTGCCGCCATTCCTTCCAACTCACCTGAATCACCATGA